Proteins encoded in a region of the Penaeus vannamei isolate JL-2024 chromosome 30, ASM4276789v1, whole genome shotgun sequence genome:
- the LOC113829212 gene encoding cuticle protein CP1499: MNSLVVLAVLGVCSAAPFIGDTPEVQAEKARFFQAFRAAQAAAAPQQAFQTVVPVQTKWMGPVAATIPAGVDGTITPVGDTAEVAAARNAFLNAYNAQVRATVGSVPVVQAPAFNAVPVVPQPTFQQTFQPTFQQAAPVQAKWMGPVAATVPAGVDGTVTPVGDTAEVAAARNAFLNAYRAQVAATVGTAPAVTTFRQAVPQQTFQPTFQQAAPVQAKWTGPVAATVPAGLPGSAPQVADTAEVAAAKQAFFSAYQRQVAAAARPF, translated from the exons ATGAATTCTCTG GTTGTTTTGGCAGTGCTGGGAGTGTGCTCGGCCGCCCCCTTCATCGGGGACACGCCCGAAGTGCAGGCTGAGAAAGCGCGGTTCTTCCAAGCCTTCCGCGCTGCTCAGGCTGCTGCCGCTCCCCAGCAGGCTTTCCAGACTGTGGTGCCCGTGCAGACCAAGTGGATGGGACCCGTGGCTGCCACCATCCCCGCCGGCGTCGACGGCACCATCACCCCCGTGGGCGACACCGCTGAGGTTGCCGCCGCCCGCAACGCCTTCCTCAACGCCTACAACGCACAGGTGAGGGCCACCGTTGGCAGCGTGCCTGTGGTGCAGGCCCCAGCCTTCAACGCCGTCCCTGTTGTGCCCCAGCCGACCTTCCAGCAGACCTTCCAGCCGACCTTCCAGCAGGCCGCCCCCGTGCAGGCCAAGTGGATGGGACCCGTGGCTGCCACCGTCCCCGCCGGCGTCGACGGCACCGTCACCCCCGTGGGCGACACCGCTGAGGTTGCTGCCGCCCGCAACGCCTTCCTCAACGCCTACCGCGCCCAGGTTGCAGCCACGGTTGGCACTGCCCCCGCCGTCACCACCTTCAGGCAGGCCGTGCCCCAGCAGACCTTCCAGCCGACCTTCCAGCAGGCCGCCCCCGTGCAGGCCAAGTGGACCGGCCCCGTGGCAGCCACCGTGCCCGCCGGACTCCCAGGCTCCGCCCCCCAGGTCGCCGACACCGCCGAAGTCGCCGCCGCCAAGCAGGCCTTCTTCAGCGCGTACCAGAGGCAGGTCGCGGCCGCGGCGCGCCCCTTCTAG
- the LOC138867541 gene encoding cuticle protein CP1499-like, producing the protein MKSLVVLAVLGVCSAAPFIGDTPEVQAEKARFFQAFRAAQAAAAPQQAFQTVVPVQTKWMGPVAATVPAGVDGTVTPVGDTAEVAAARNAFLNAYNAQVRATVGSVPVVQAPAFNAVPVVPQPTFQQAAPVQAKWMGPVAATVPAGVDGTVTPVGDTAEVAAARNAFLNAYRAQVAATVGTAPAVTSFRQAVPQQTFQPTFQQAAPVQAKWTGPVAATVPAGLPGSAPQVADTAEVAAAKQAFFSAYQRQVAAAARPF; encoded by the exons ATGAAGTCTCTG GTTGTTTTGGCAGTGCTGGGAGTGTGCTCGGCCGCCCCCTTCATCGGGGACACGCCCGAAGTGCAGGCTGAGAAAGCGCGGTTCTTCCAAGCCTTCCGCGCTGCTCAGGCTGCTGCCGCTCCCCAGCAGGCTTTCCAGACTGTGGTGCCCGTGCAGACCAAGTGGATGGGACCCGTGGCTGCCACCGTCCCCGCCGGCGTCGACGGCACCGTCACCCCCGTGGGCGACACCGCTGAGGTTGCCGCCGCCCGCAACGCCTTCCTCAACGCCTACAACGCACAGGTGAGGGCCACCGTTGGCAGCGTGCCTGTGGTGCAGGCCCCAGCCTTCAACGCCGTCCCTGTTGTGCCCCAGCCGACCTTCCAGCAGGCCGCCCCCGTGCAGGCCAAGTGGATGGGCCCCGTGGCTGCCACCGTCCCCGCCGGCGTCGACGGCACCGTCACCCCCGTGGGCGACACCGCTGAGGTTGCTGCCGCCCGCAACGCCTTCCTCAACGCCTACCGCGCCCAGGTTGCAGCCACGGTTGGCACTGCCCCCGCCGTCACCAGCTTCAGGCAGGCCGTGCCCCAGCAGACCTTCCAGCCGACCTTCCAGCAGGCCGCCCCCGTGCAGGCCAAGTGGACCGGCCCCGTGGCAGCCACCGTGCCCGCCGGACTCCCAGGCTCCGCCCCCCAGGTCGCCGACACCGCCGAAGTCGCCGCCGCCAAGCAGGCCTTCTTCAGCGCGTACCAGAGGCAGGTCGCGGCCGCGGCGCGCCCCTTCTAG
- the LOC113829213 gene encoding cuticle protein CP1499 gives MKSLVLLAVLGVCSAAPFIGDTPEVQAEKARFFQAFRAAQAAAAPQQAFQTVVPVQTKWMGPVAATIPAGVDGTITPVGDTAEVAAARNAFLNAYNAQVRATVGSVPVVQAPAFNAVPVVPQPTFQQAKWMGPVAATVPAGVDGTVTPVGDTVEVAAARNAFLNAYRAQVAATVGTAPAVTTFSQAVPQQTFQPTFQQAAPVQAKWTGPVAATVPAGLPGSAPQVADTAEVAAAKQAFFSAYQRQVAAAARPF, from the exons ATGAAGTCTCTG GTTCTTTTGGCAGTGCTGGGAGTGTGCTCGGCCGCCCCCTTCATCGGGGACACGCCCGAAGTGCAGGCTGAGAAAGCGCGGTTCTTCCAAGCCTTCCGCGCTGCTCAGGCTGCTGCCGCTCCCCAGCAGGCTTTCCAGACTGTGGTGCCCGTGCAGACCAAGTGGATGGGACCCGTGGCTGCCACCATCCCCGCCGGCGTCGACGGCACCATCACCCCCGTGGGCGACACCGCTGAGGTTGCCGCCGCCCGCAACGCCTTCCTCAACGCCTACAACGCACAGGTGAGGGCCACCGTTGGCAGCGTGCCTGTGGTGCAGGCCCCAGCCTTCAACGCCGTCCCTGTTGTGCCCCAGCCGACCTTCCAGCAGGCCAAGTGGATGGGACCCGTGGCTGCCACCGTCCCCGCCGGCGTCGACGGCACCGTCACCCCCGTGGGCGACACCGTTGAGGTTGCCGCCGCCCGCAACGCCTTCCTCAACGCCTACCGCGCCCAGGTTGCAGCCACGGTTGGCACTGCCCCCGCCGTCACCACCTTCAGCCAGGCCGTGCCCCAGCAGACCTTCCAGCCGACCTTCCAGCAGGCCGCCCCCGTGCAGGCCAAGTGGACCGGCCCCGTGGCAGCCACCGTGCCCGCCGGACTCCCAGGCTCCGCCCCCCAGGTCGCCGACACCGCCGAAGTCGCCGCCGCCAAGCAGGCCTTCTTCAGCGCGTACCAGAGGCAGGTCGCGGCCGCGGCGCGCCCCTTCTAG
- the LOC138867542 gene encoding cuticle protein CP1499-like, with protein sequence MKSLVVLAVLGVCSAAPFIGDTPEVQAEKARFFQAFRAAQAAAAPQQAFQTVVPVQTKWMGPVAATIPAGVDGTITPVGDTAEVAAARNAFLNAYNAQVRATVGSVPVVQAPAFNAVPVVPQQTFQQASPVQAKWMGPVAATVPAGVDGTVTPVGDTAEVAAARNAFLNAYRAQVAATVGTAPAVTTFSQAVPQQTFQPTFQQAAPVQAKWTGPVAATVPAGLPGSAPQVADTAEVAAAKQAFFSAYQRQVAAAARPF encoded by the exons ATGAAGTCTCTG GTTGTTTTGGCAGTGCTGGGAGTGTGCTCGGCCGCCCCCTTCATCGGGGACACGCCCGAAGTGCAGGCTGAGAAAGCGCGGTTCTTCCAAGCCTTCCGCGCTGCTCAGGCTGCTGCCGCTCCCCAGCAGGCTTTCCAGACTGTGGTGCCCGTGCAGACCAAGTGGATGGGACCCGTGGCTGCCACCATCCCCGCCGGTGTCGACGGCACCATCACCCCCGTGGGCGACACCGCTGAGGTTGCCGCCGCCCGCAACGCCTTCCTCAACGCCTACAACGCACAGGTGAGGGCCACCGTTGGCAGCGTGCCTGTGGTGCAGGCCCCAGCCTTCAACGCCGTCCCTGTTGTGCCCCAGCAGACCTTCCAGCAGGCCTCCCCCGTGCAGGCCAAGTGGATGGGACCCGTGGCTGCCACCGTCCCCGCCGGCGTCGACGGCACCGTCACCCCCGTGGGCGACACCGCTGAGGTTGCCGCCGCCCGCAACGCCTTCCTCAACGCCTACCGCGCCCAGGTTGCAGCCACGGTTGGCACTGCCCCCGCCGTCACCACCTTCAGCCAGGCCGTGCCCCAGCAGACCTTCCAGCCGACCTTCCAGCAGGCCGCCCCCGTGCAGGCCAAGTGGACCGGCCCCGTGGCAGCCACCGTGCCCGCCGGACTCCCAGGCTCCGCCCCCCAGGTCGCCGACACCGCCGAAGTCGCCGCCGCCAAGCAGGCCTTCTTCAGCGCGTACCAGAGGCAGGTCGCGGCCGCGGCGCGCCCCTTCTAG
- the LOC138867543 gene encoding cuticle protein CP1499-like translates to MKSLVVLAVLGVCSAAPFIGDTPEVQAEKARFFQAFRAAQAAAAPQQAFQTVVPVQTKWMGPVAATIPAGVDGTITPVGDTAEVAAARNAFLNAYNAQVRATVGSVPVVQAPAFNAVPVVPQPTFQQAAPVQPKWMGPVAATVPAGVDGTVTPVGDTAEVAAARNAFLNAYRAQVAATVGTAPAVTTFRQAVPQQTFQPTFQQAAPVQAKWTGPVAATVPAGLPGSAPQVADTAEVAAAKQAFFSAYQRQVAAAARPF, encoded by the exons ATGAAGTCTCTG GTTGTTTTGGCAGTGCTGGGAGTGTGCTCGGCCGCCCCCTTCATCGGGGACACGCCCGAAGTGCAGGCTGAGAAAGCGCGGTTCTTCCAAGCCTTCCGCGCTGCTCAGGCTGCTGCCGCTCCCCAGCAGGCTTTCCAGACTGTGGTGCCCGTGCAGACCAAATGGATGGGACCCGTGGCTGCCACCATCCCCGCCGGCGTCGACGGCACCATCACCCCCGTGGGCGACACCGCTGAGGTTGCCGCCGCCCGCAACGCCTTCCTCAACGCCTACAACGCACAGGTGAGGGCCACCGTTGGCAGCGTGCCTGTGGTGCAGGCCCCAGCCTTCAACGCCGTCCCTGTTGTGCCCCAGCCGACCTTCCAGCAGGCCGCCCCCGTGCAGCCCAAGTGGATGGGACCCGTGGCTGCCACCGTCCCCGCCGGCGTCGACGGCACCGTCACCCCCGTGGGCGACACCGCTGAGGTTGCTGCCGCCCGCAACGCCTTCCTCAACGCCTACCGCGCCCAGGTTGCAGCCACGGTTGGCACTGCCCCCGCCGTCACCACCTTCAGGCAGGCCGTGCCCCAGCAGACCTTCCAGCCGACCTTCCAGCAGGCCGCCCCCGTGCAGGCCAAGTGGACCGGCCCCGTGGCAGCCACCGTGCCCGCCGGACTCCCAGGCTCCGCCCCCCAGGTCGCCGACACCGCCGAAGTCGCCGCCGCCAAGCAGGCCTTCTTCAGCGCGTACCAGAGGCAGGTCGCGGCCGCGGCGCGCCCCTTCTAG
- the LOC113829223 gene encoding cuticle protein CP1499-like, producing MKSLVVLAVLGVCSAAPFIGDTPEVQAEKARFFQAFRAAQAAAAPQQAFQTVVPVQTKWMGPVAATIPAGVDGTITPVGDTAEVAAARNAFLNAYNAQVRATVGSVPVVQAPAFNAVPVVPQPTFQQAAPVQAKWMGPVAATVPAGVDGTVTPVGDTAEVAAARNAFLNAYRAQVAATVGTAPAVTTFSQAVPQQTFQQTFQQAAPVQAKWTGPVAATVPAGLPGSAPQVADTAEVAAAKQAFFSAYQRQVAAAARPF from the exons ATGAAGTCTCTG GTTGTTTTGGCAGTGCTGGGAGTGTGCTCGGCCGCCCCCTTCATCGGGGACACGCCCGAAGTGCAGGCTGAGAAAGCGCGGTTCTTCCAAGCCTTCCGCGCTGCTCAGGCTGCTGCCGCTCCCCAGCAGGCTTTCCAGACTGTGGTGCCCGTGCAGACCAAGTGGATGGGACCCGTGGCTGCCACCATCCCCGCCGGCGTCGACGGCACCATCACCCCCGTGGGCGACACCGCTGAGGTTGCCGCCGCCCGCAACGCCTTCCTCAACGCCTACAACGCACAGGTGAGGGCCACCGTTGGCAGCGTGCCTGTGGTGCAGGCCCCAGCCTTCAACGCCGTCCCTGTTGTGCCCCAGCCGACCTTCCAGCAGGCCGCCCCCGTGCAGGCCAAGTGGATGGGACCCGTGGCTGCCACCGTCCCCGCCGGCGTCGACGGCACCGTCACCCCCGTGGGCGACACCGCTGAGGTTGCCGCCGCCCGCAACGCCTTCCTCAACGCCTACCGCGCCCAGGTGGCAGCCACGGTTGGCACTGCCCCCGCCGTCACCACCTTCAGCCAGGCCGTGCCTCAGCAGACCTTCCAGCAGACCTTCCAGCAGGCCGCCCCCGTGCAGGCCAAGTGGACCGGCCCCGTGGCAGCCACCGTGCCCGCCGGACTCCCAGGCTCCGCCCCCCAGGTCGCCGACACCGCCGAAGTCGCCGCCGCCAAGCAGGCCTTCTTCAGCGCGTACCAGAGGCAGGTCGCGGCCGCGGCGCGCCCCTTCTAG